TGGAAGATCTCCGACGCTAACGAAAGCGCTGGAGTCGGCTACGATACACTTGCGATCGGGGGAGCTCTCAATCTCTCCGGAGTCACCTCCAGCAACAAATTCCAGATCAATCTCTGGTCCTTGGGCGGGAATGCCGCCAACTTCAACAAGGATGCCGACGGGGCTTGGAAGATCGCCTCCTTTGATTCGTTCTCGGGAAACTTTTCCACCAACCTCTTCTCCGTCAACCTCGGGGCAACCAATGGTTCAGGAGGATTCCTTAACGCCCTGAACGGAAGCTTCAGTCTGACCACCTCGGCCAACGCCCTCTTCCTCTCCTACAAGACACTTGCCGCCACCGATACCGGGGGGATCTGGTCGGGAGGCTCCGGAAATCTTTCGGGAATCACCAATGGCTCCCTGCTTCAGTTCACCGGTTCCGGGGGATCTGTCACCAATCAGTCCGTCACCAATGTGACCGGGATCTCTTACGCTGTCACGGCGGGAGGCTACACCCTCTCCGGTACAAATCTTACGCTTTCGGGCAGTGTGACGAATTCTTCCACCGCCCAGCAGACCATCTCCTCGGCAGTGAGACTTGCCACCAACGCGGTTCTGCAGGCCCAGAACGGGGCCATTCTGATCGGCGGAAGCATTGATCTCTCCTCCAACAATCTCACGGTCTCTGGTGCTCGGCAGTCCACGCTGGCCGGTGACATTGCCGGATCGGGCACACTCATCAAGCAGGGAACCGGCTCGCTTGTGCTGACGGGGGTCTCCTCCAATGCCGGTGGTCTCGCCGTGGAGTCTGGTAGGACGATCCTCTCGGGAGGTGATGACAGGCTCTCATCCAACGGGAGGCTCTCGGTATCGAGTGGTGCAGTCGTGGACCTCGGCACCACAAGCCAGCGCTTCGAGGCGCTCTCCGGTTCCGGCACCATCACGGGTGGAAGCGGATCGATCACCCTTGCCCCCTCCAACTCCATCTCCTATGCGGGAACAATCGAGGGGCAGAAAGCCCTGATCCAGAAAGGCGCCGGAACGACCACGCTCACGGGAAGCAATAGCTACACGGGGGGGACACTGGTGAATAACGGAACCCTTATTGCCTCGAATGCTTTCGCCCTCGGATCGACAAACGGATCGCTGAATGTCGCCGGTGGGGCCTTGAATCTCGGGAGCTTCAACCAGAGGGTCGGCTCCGCCACGCTCACTTCGGGATCGATCGGAAACGGCACGCTCACGGCCTCGTCAGGTGTGACGGTCACAGGCAACTCCAACTCAACGATCAGCGCCACACTCGCCGGCAGTGGCGGGCTGACCAAGTCGGGTTCCGGCACTCTGAGTCTCGCCTCGGCCCTGCCCTCCGGTTCGGTCCGGATCACGGGTGGCACCCTGCAGAGCAGTGCCTCCGTGATTGGTTCCGCCACCAACGCCCCGGCCGGCGTGTCGGTGAGTAGCAATGCCGTCTGGACGAACAGTGGCCAGCTCACGGTCGGAGGATCGGGCTCGGGTTCGCTGACGGTCGGATCCGGCGGGACGGTTTCGGCATCCGGCCTCCTTATTGCCTCCAACGCCACATCCAGGGGAACGGTCACGCTTGGAGATAGCAACGGGGTCGGTTCCTTGGCGCTTGGCAATGGATCGATCACCTTCGGGGCGGGAACAGGAAACTTGATCTTCAACCAGAGAGGGGCTCTGACGGTTTCCAACTCCATCTCCAGCCTCACCTCGGGAAGGGGAACCATCACCAGTTCAGGCTCGGGCACCACCACCTTGACCGCCAACAATAGCCGATTCTCCGGGACGACATCTCTCTCCGCTGGAACCCTCGTGCTGGGTGCCGGGTCTCAGTTGGGGGGGGGCGTGAATGTGGCCAACAGGAACGCATTCTTCGCCCTCAATACCAACTCGGTACTAACAAGCACCAACGCCGTCCATGCGGTTGCGGGTCTTCTGCTCGATAACTCAGGGATGGCATTCAAGGACTCGATCAAGGGATCCGTGGCCCTTTCCTCGACGGGTGTGCTCCAGAAGACCTACGCCACCAACCAGTCGGTCGCCGGATTCGGGGCGGGTATCGGTTCTGGCAAATCCTTCTCGATCCTTGCAGGGACGGCTTCTGATAATTGGGTGACTAATCGCGTCACCAACAATTCGAGTGTGACCACCAATGTGGTCAATGCGCCGGTTCTCCAAGCGAAGATCGTCAATGGTCAGTTGGATTTCCACGGGACCACCACCAACGCCATCGTGATGTCGATGAAGGATCCGTCCTACAGCACCATCAGGAACCAGATCCAGTGGTATAATACGAATTCCGGCACCTGGATGAACACCACAGCTGGCAACACGGGTAATGTGACCAATGCAGCTATCAGCGGCATGAATGGAAGGAGCTTTGCTGGGACTTTTGACAGCTTCCTGTTGTCTGTTAATACGAACTCAGCAATCAACTGGGGTAATCTTGAACTTGTGGATAGACAAAATCAAGGTGTCGTCGGAAGCCTTCTCGATGAATTGAATTTGCGCGGTGCCGGTATCAATACCTATCTCGCTAAGATCATGGGGGCCTTTGGATACGACAATGCCACCAAGACCTCCTGGGCAGTCATCAACCACAACAGTATCTTCGGCGATGGATTGGCGACCTTTAGCAATGCCGATCTCTTGAACGATCCCGTGGCAGCCGACATCTCGGTGTTCTCACCTGCATCAGGTTCGGTCACTATACAGGCTGTGCCTGAACCGAGCACCTGGGCTCTGCTAATCCTGGGAGGATTGGCTCTCGGTATGGTTTTGAGAGTGTGTCGCCAGAAATAATCCCCCGGATGGCGCTAACAAAAGTTAGGAAATAGAGGGAAGATCGGGATAATTTTTTGCATATAAAAAAATACGCACGATGCCTCGAAAATCACTCTTGATGTTGCTGATTGGGCTAGCGCTAGCGTCGATTGGAACACTTTTTATCCTGTGCAGTGATCCAACAAGCTCTGCAACTTCCTCCGTCGACCTAACCGACGATAGGGCATCCGGGCGGCATGGAACGCAGGGAGATATCGTTCAGGCGACCCGCAGGGAGGACAAGAAAACCTTTCCAAGATTCAACGACGCCATCCAAGGCAATACCAAGGAAATGGCTCTTGAACCGAATCAGAGACGGGTACGTGATGTGAGCGGTATCACAATCAGCAACCCGCTACCTTCACCGATCCCAACGAC
The sequence above is a segment of the Verrucomicrobiota bacterium genome. Coding sequences within it:
- a CDS encoding autotransporter-associated beta strand repeat-containing protein — encoded protein: MTLAAPENKRTDTFSLSKKFRVSFLVSCLLCSGWIFGGWNLRADTYNIGNTNNLYLGFYSADSVSPKSLLINLGTRANILSGFNLDFSSASSIIAQTYGSGWFSSADVYWSVIGYSANANVWAGKADAAGDLTTVSGTRITGSGSGNQYASIVNAVNSLMVTATEGGATRTSATSGTNTYGVSIVDNSASSFSGYAGKASPWNAFTQPVITPLATGGLDIQEWTKVGTSYTNQTTIGMVMQSGGIISISGVSTSSVYSGPWLWVGSDGSWGNSNNWQSNAIATNGRSVGITGSAGGTITNDTVTTLGSLTYSNGAGSFTLTGTNAGQTLTISDGITNNSAATQTIFLGLNTTSNQTFNAASGNLTLGAISNTAALTMQESAGRAITVNGAISGAGSLIQSGSGTLNLNASNSYSGGTTLNGGTVVAGNSASFGSGGISVASNAVIAAGAQGLSITNTLNLTAGSTATIDSASNSMSISGAITGSGSLAKAGTGTLSISGNSPAFSGATAVNAGRLQVSGNLGTGTVTVGSGASLSGTGSVGGISVSPGGTIMAGTDSSIGTLTITGNGIWNGGGIYNWKISDANESAGVGYDTLAIGGALNLSGVTSSNKFQINLWSLGGNAANFNKDADGAWKIASFDSFSGNFSTNLFSVNLGATNGSGGFLNALNGSFSLTTSANALFLSYKTLAATDTGGIWSGGSGNLSGITNGSLLQFTGSGGSVTNQSVTNVTGISYAVTAGGYTLSGTNLTLSGSVTNSSTAQQTISSAVRLATNAVLQAQNGAILIGGSIDLSSNNLTVSGARQSTLAGDIAGSGTLIKQGTGSLVLTGVSSNAGGLAVESGRTILSGGDDRLSSNGRLSVSSGAVVDLGTTSQRFEALSGSGTITGGSGSITLAPSNSISYAGTIEGQKALIQKGAGTTTLTGSNSYTGGTLVNNGTLIASNAFALGSTNGSLNVAGGALNLGSFNQRVGSATLTSGSIGNGTLTASSGVTVTGNSNSTISATLAGSGGLTKSGSGTLSLASALPSGSVRITGGTLQSSASVIGSATNAPAGVSVSSNAVWTNSGQLTVGGSGSGSLTVGSGGTVSASGLLIASNATSRGTVTLGDSNGVGSLALGNGSITFGAGTGNLIFNQRGALTVSNSISSLTSGRGTITSSGSGTTTLTANNSRFSGTTSLSAGTLVLGAGSQLGGGVNVANRNAFFALNTNSVLTSTNAVHAVAGLLLDNSGMAFKDSIKGSVALSSTGVLQKTYATNQSVAGFGAGIGSGKSFSILAGTASDNWVTNRVTNNSSVTTNVVNAPVLQAKIVNGQLDFHGTTTNAIVMSMKDPSYSTIRNQIQWYNTNSGTWMNTTAGNTGNVTNAAISGMNGRSFAGTFDSFLLSVNTNSAINWGNLELVDRQNQGVVGSLLDELNLRGAGINTYLAKIMGAFGYDNATKTSWAVINHNSIFGDGLATFSNADLLNDPVAADISVFSPASGSVTIQAVPEPSTWALLILGGLALGMVLRVCRQK